TGATGTCGGTGGTGGATACCACCATGATCAATCTCGCGCTGCCCTCTATTGCCGCCGACCTTGAGGTGGCGTCCGCCGACGTGGTGTGGGTGACCACGATTTTCCAGGTGGTCAGCGCAGCCTTTCTCCTGGTATTCGCGGGCTTGAGCGAGCTTGTAACTCGCCGGCGGATTTATCTTTTCGGGCTTTCCACCTTTGTGCTCGCCGCGCTCGGCTCGGCGCTGTCGCGCCAGCTGGAACTTTTGCTGGTGTTTCGCGCGCTGCAGGGGCTGGGCGCGGCGGCAACGCTGTCCATCGGCGCCTCGCTCTATCGGCTGATTTTTCCGTCGAGGCTGCTGGGCAGCGCCCTGGGCCTCTCCGCGCTGGTGGTGGGCGGGGGCTACGCCGCCGGCCCCACGCTTAGCGGGGTGATGCTGTCGTTTACTCACTGGCCCTGGCTCTTTGCCCTCAACGTGCCGCTGGGGGTTGTGTCTCTGCTGTTGGCCTATCGCGCGCTGCCCAGAGAGGCACCGCGTCAGGGCAGCTTTGATGTTCCCGGCGCACTGCTGTCCATGCTCACGCTCGCCGGGCTGTTTCTGACCATGGACGCCATCGGTCATCGCGCGCCGCTGTGGCAGTGGGCCGGTCTTGGCGCCGTCGCGCTGGCGGGCGGCACCGCGTTCATCCGCCGCCAGCGCCGGGCAGCGTATCCGCTGCTGCCGCTTTATCTGTTCGGCGAAAGGCGCTTTACCCTGGCGGTGTCGGCCTCGGGGCTGGCGTTTATCGGCCAGGGGCTGGCGTTTGTCGCGCTGTCGTTTCTCTACCAGGAAAAAATGGGGCTGAGCCCGCTGCTTACCGCCTGGCTGTTTACCCCCTGGCCGCTTGCGCTGATGGTGGTGGGGCCGCTGGCCGGGCGCCTGGCCGACCGCGTTAACCCCAGCGTTCTCTCGACTACCGGGTTGGCGTTGGTGATAGCGGGCTTTGTGGCGCTGGCCCTGGTAGACAAGAACACCGGCATTGTCGGCAGCCTCTGGCGGGTAGCGCTGTGCGGCCTCGGGTTCGGCCTCTTTCAGCCGCCCAACAACCGCGAGATGATGGCCAGCCTTCCCGCCGCGCGCAGCGCCAACGTGTCCGGCGTGATGAGCACCACGCGTACCGTGGGCCAGTCGCTCGGGGTGGCGCTGGTGGGCGCGGTACTGGCGCTGGGGCTTGCCGTGCAGGTAACGCTGTGGCTGGGGGCGGTGAGCGCGCTGCTCTCGCTTGTTGTCAGCGCCGCGCGCATTCCGCTGGCGCGGCGCGCCATGCAGGCGCGCGCATCGTCGACCGTCGCATAAGCGCGTACAATTGGCGCTGTTGCTTCCGGCGGCGTCGTTGCGGCCGGACGTTGTCGAGTCAGCCAAGGAGGTCACTGTGACACTGCAGGAACAGATCGGGCAGAAGCTCAAGGCGCTTTCACCCACGGTGCTCGAGGTGGAGAACGAAAGCCACCGGCACAGCGTGCCGCCCAACTCCGAAACCCACTTCAAGGTGACGCTGGTAAGCCGCGAGTTTGACGGCCTGATGCCGGTCAAGCGCCACCAGCAGGTATACAAGCTGCTGGCCGACGAGATGTCGGGGCCGGTGCACGCGCTGGCGCTGCACCTTTATACTCCGGAGGAGTGGGAGGCCCGAGGCGGCGAGCGCCCGGACTCCCCCGACTGTCGCGGCGGCGGCAAGTGAATCCGGAAGTCGTTCGCCGGCAGTATCTGGACGCCATGGGCATTACCGCCTTTGCGTCCCGCTACCGGCTGCCCAATGCCTTGGTCACCCAGGCCTGCGAGTGGGACGAGGCGCCGCCTAGGCCCGAGTCGCCGGGCAAGCGCCTGCACGCCCTGCTTGACGACGCCCAGCAGGCCGAGGCCAGCCGCCGCGCCGCAGCGCCTGCGCCCGCGGCCAACCCCGCCTCGCTCAAGGCGCTGCTGAATGAGGAGCGCCCGGCTCAGCCGAAGGCGCCGGCAGAAACCCCGTCGAAGGCGCCGGCGTCTCCCCCCACGCCGCTGCGCTTTACGCTTTCCTGCGTGTGCCTGGGCGGGCGCTGGCTAAGCCTGCACGAAGGCGAGCCGGGAGACGCCGCGCGCAGGCTCTTGAGCAATATCTGCCGTGCGGTGGGAATCGACGCCGCCAGCCTGTCGGCCTGGCATACGCTGAGCTGGCCGCCGCTTGTCGGCGGCCCCGCGCCAGAGGCGCCGCTTGAAGAGGCCAGGGAAGGGGTAAACGCCTTCATTGACGGCGCGGCAAGCCGCAACGGCTGGAAGCCGAGCCGAGCGCTGTGGTGGAGCGGCGACGACGCTTCGCCGCTTGCCCGGGTGCTGGCCCCGGAAGAAGCGCGCGGCCGAACCGTTTCGCAGGCCCTGTCGCTGCCGCTGTGGCAGGGGCCGGCGCTTGACACGCTGCTCGCAGACGGCGCGGCCAAGCGCGACTTGTGGCCGTCGCTGGCGGCGCTGAGCGCCCGGTGGCGCGAGGAGCAGGGCGGTGGATAACGGAGCTCGGTGGCGGGTCGAGACGCTCGGCGCCCGCCAGGCCGGCAGCGTCATGTCCGGGGGCAGCATTGCCGGCAGCGGCGCCGTGGCTGCTGCCCTGTGTAAGGCCATGGAAACGAAAGACGGCCGGGTGCTGGGCGTCATGGCCGCCGGCGCTTGCGGGCGTTCGCCGGCGCTGGCCGGCTATCTCTGGCTGGCGCGCTTGACGTATGACGCCGAAATACAGGCGCTGGGCGTTAAACCCGATTATCGCGGCCGGGGCGTCGGAGATGCGCTGGTGCGCGCCGCCTGCGAGGCGGCCGAGCGCTGGCAAAGCGAGCGCCTGCTGCTGGAAGTGCGCGCCGGCAACGCCGCTGCGATTGCGCTGTACAAGCGCCAGGGTTTTGGCGTGGACGGGCGGCGTCGGGGCTATTATCCGCCCCTCGCCGCCGGCAGCGGGCGGGAAGACGCGCTGCTGATGTCGCGCGCCGTCGGCACGTGACAGGCGCGCCGTCAGCTGCTGCTGGAATCGTCGAATTTTTGCAGCAGGCCGTTGAGCCGGCGCTCCCACTCTTCGCGCTCCTGCTTGAGCGTCTGGTTTTCTTCGCGCAGCTCGTCGTTTTCCAGCTTGGAAAGTTCGAGCGCCTCCACCGTGGCGGTGACTTTTTGCTCGAGCTGATTGAACAGTTCCTGGCTCATGGATCTCTCCGACAATAAACAAGTAGACAGGGCTGGCCTGGGCCAGCGCCTGAGCGTAACGCCCGGGCGGCGCGGCGGCAAGCGACCTGGCAGGGCAATCGCAGCTGTCCATGTCCGGAGGAGCCGGGAACAAGGTCGAAGAGGGGATCTACGCCTGAGGAATCCCCATGAAATGGGTAATAAAATCAGCATGATAGGATTGAAAAAGCCTGCATGAGTCATGCATGTTGTGAGTTACGACACACAACAACATGCGAAGGAGACCCATGCAGGCCCCTCGATTCTTGCATAACTTGCTGACGTCTTCACTCTCCGTGATCCATGCCAAGCGGCTACAGACCGTCCTCGATACCGTTGGCGCTCTGCTGGGCGAGCGACGTCTGGGATTAACGGCCATTGGCCGTGCGTTGCCGAGCTCGACGGATGCCAAGCACGCCATCAAACGAGTCGATCGACTATTAGGCAACCCTCACCTTCATCAGGAACGACCGCTGTTCTATTGGCTCATGGCCTCGCTGCTGATCGGCCATACAACGCGCCCACTGATTCTGGTGGACTGGTCGCCGATTGATGACCGCGGCAGGCATTTCCTGCTGCGTGCGGCGGTGCCCTTCGCCGGGCGATCGCTGCCCATCTTCGAGAAGGTTCATCACAAGGAAGGATGCCCATACTGTGAAGCCTATCTGCTGGATGCGCTGGCAAGGATCCTGCCCGACAAGGCCACGCCGATCCTGGTGACCGATGCCGGCTTTCGTAACCCGTGGTTTCGGGCCGTTGAAGCGCGCGGCTGGTATATCGTTGGACGGGTCCGTCAGCCCGCCCGTTACCAGGCGTCAGGCGAAGCATGGCAACCCGTGAAGACCCTGTTTCAACACGCGACATCGGAACCGCAGGCGTGGGGCTCCGTCCGGATCGCCGAAAACCATCCGTTCCGCGCTCAGATGGTGCTCTATTATCGACCGCCACGGGGACGTAAGCATCGCAATAAACAAGGCCGGATCTCTCGGGACGGCGGCAGCCGGACGATCGCCCGGCGTCAGCAGGAGCCCTGGGTGCTGGTCAGCAATCTGCCGGACCGCTCAACGCTGGCGAATAAAGTGGTAACGATCTACCGACAGCGCATGCAGATTGAGGAAGGGTTCCGCGATGTCAAAAGTCCCTTGTTCGGGCTGGGCTTCGGCATGCATCAGTCTCGCCAGGGCAAGCGCATCGAGGTCCTGCTGCTGATCGCCATGTTGGCGAACGTGGCCATGATGGTGGCCGGCCTGGATGTCCGAGCCCGGGGGCAACAGCGGCGCTATCAGAGCAACAGTATCCGGCACCGGAGCGTGCTTTCCGTGTGGCGCCTGGGCTTGGAATGTCTTCGTCGTCATCAACCCGACGCCGTGCCTTGGCCTGCTTGGACAACCCTCCGAGCACGACTTCGCGAGGAAGTCAGGGAGCAGAGCCTATGCGGCGAGTAGCAACATATTCGTGGGGATTCGTCAGGATCTACGCCATGGATGGCGTAGGCTGGTGTCCAGGGATGGATTCATAGCGCCCCTCGCAGACCTGTCGATGGCTCAAACCGGCTGGCCGGGGCCAAGGCGCTGATATAGCCGCGCGGCGGTATCGCCGGCGTCGGCCTGGCGGTGCAGCAGCCAGCTACCGGGCACTGCCGGCATCAGGGTGGCTTCCGCCTCCAGGTAAATCCGCGCGCCGGCTGCCAGCCAGCCGCCGCGCTCGAGGTCGGCGCAGCAGGCGCTGACCCAGCCCTGGTGAAAGGGCGGGTCGAGCAGCACCAGGTCAAACGGTTCGCCGGCGTTGCCGGCTTCGAGAAACGCCCGGGCGTCGGTGCTCAGCACCCGGCCGCCGTCGGCCTTGAGGGTGGCCAGGTTGCGCTCCAGCTGGGTCGCGGCGCGGCTGTCCTGCTCGATAAAGGTTACCTGCGCGGCCCCGCGCGAGAGCGCCTCGATACCTAGCGCCCCGGTGCCGGCAAAGGCGTCCAGCACGCGCTCGCCGTCAAGCCTCTGGCCCAGCCAGTTGAACAGGGTTTCGCGTACGCGGTCCGGCGTGGGGCGCAGCCCCGGGCGGTCGGGTACGGGGAGCTGGCGGCGACGAAACTCGCCGCCGATGACCCGCAGCTTGCCGCCCTGGGGAGCGGCGGCGTGTCTGGCGTTCGGACGGCCCGGACGGGAAGAGCGTTTTCGTTTCATGGGCGGGGATTGTAGCGCCCCGCGAGTCCAAAGTCTTGATGGGCGGTGGTAGGATGGAGGCCAATCTGGCCGCCCGGCCGTCGCCGGCGATCGCTTGTCACCTCCTTTTCATATGCTCTGTGCGGAAGTTAGTGCCCATGTTTGGTTTTTTAAAGCGCAAGAAGAAAGACGATAACCGCGAAACGTTGCCCGAAGACGACAGCGCGCTTGACCGGCAGCCGGCGGCGGATGAGGCCGATGATACCTCCGTCAGCGATGAGCCGGCAGCGGACGAGACGGCAGAGGAAAGCGTCGCCGCGCCCGCGCCGCCCGCCGATGAGGGAGGCGTCCGCCGGGAAAGCGATGCTGGCGACCTCGACGCGCCGCCGCCTGCTCCCGAGGCCGAGGCCAAACCGGACCCCGTGGCCGAGCCGGCCGACGATGCGCCAGCCGCGCCAGCGCCGGACCCTGTTACCGAACCCGAACCCGAACCCGAACCCGAACCCGAACCCGAACCCGAACCCGAACCCGAACCGGCGCCGCAGCCGGCCGCCCGACCGGAGAAAAGGGGCTGGCTTTCGCGGATCAAGGCAGGGCTTGGCAAGACTCGAGCCAACTTCACCGACGGCGTGGCCGATCTCTTTCTGGGCAAAAAACAGATCGACGACGAGCTGCTGGAGGATCTGGAAACCCAGCTGCTCATGGCCGACGTGGGGATCGAGGCCACCACCACGATTATCGAGCGGCTGGAAGCGCGGGTGTCGCGCAAGGAAATCAGCGATCCCCAGGCGCTGTACCGGGGTCTGCAGGAAGAGCTGACCGCCATGCTGGAGCCGGTCACCACGCCGCTGAGCCTGGAAAAATCCGGCGACGGTCCCTTTGTGATTCTTGTGGTCGGGGTCAACGGCGTGGGCAAGACCACCACCATCGGCAAGCTCACCCAGCGCTTTCAGCGCGAGGGCAAGAGCGTGATGCTCGCCGCCGGGGATACCTTCCGCGCCGCCGCGGTAGAGCAGCTTCAGGTGTGGGGCGAGCGCAACGGTGTTCCGGTCATCGCCCAGCACACCGGGGCCGACAGCGCCTCGGTGGTCTACGACGCCGTCGCCGCGGCCAGATCTCGCGGGGTGGACGTCGTCCTTGCCGATACCGCCGGACGCCTGCACAACAAGAGTCACCTCATGGAGGAGCTGAAAAAAGTTCATCGCGTGGTGCAGAAGCTGGACGCCGCCGCTCCCCACGAAGTGATGCTGGTGCTGGATGCCGGCACCGGCCAGAACGCCATCAGCCAGGCCAACACCTTCAACGAGGCGGTGCCGGTGAGCGGCATTACGCTGACCAAGCTCGACGGCACCGCCAAGGGCGGGGTGATTTTCGCTCTGGCCAACCAGCTGGAAACGCCCATCCGCTTTATCGGCGTGGGCGAAACCCTGGACGACCTGCGCCCCTTTGTGGCCCGGGATTTTGTCAGCGCGCTGTTTGATCGTCCGGACGATGACGCCCGCGGATGATCGCCTTCGAGAACGTGGGCAAGCGCTACGGTGGGCGTTTCGAGGCGCTGTCTCACCTGAGCTTTCACGTCAGGCGGGGCGAAATGGTGTTTCTCACCGGCCACTCCGGCGCCGGCAAAAGCTCGCTACTGCGTCTGATCATGCGCCTGGAGTGCCCCAGCCGAGGGCGCGTGGTGGTGGCCGGCCACGATATCGCCGGGCTGCACGCAAGCCAGGTGCCGTTCTATCGTCGCCAGATCGGCGTGGTATTCCAGGATCATCAGCTGCTTTTCGATCGCTCCATTTTTCATAACGTGGCGCTGCCGCTGGAAATTCAGGGCGCTCCGCCCCGTGAGTCGGCGCGCCGGGTGCG
This DNA window, taken from Halomonas piscis, encodes the following:
- the zapB gene encoding cell division protein ZapB — protein: MSQELFNQLEQKVTATVEALELSKLENDELREENQTLKQEREEWERRLNGLLQKFDDSSSS
- the ftsE gene encoding cell division ATP-binding protein FtsE, which encodes MIAFENVGKRYGGRFEALSHLSFHVRRGEMVFLTGHSGAGKSSLLRLIMRLECPSRGRVVVAGHDIAGLHASQVPFYRRQIGVVFQDHQLLFDRSIFHNVALPLEIQGAPPRESARRVRAALDKVGLLHRERAIPIELSGGEQQRVGIARAVVNKPALLLADEPTGNLDPQLSADIMALFEDFNRIGTTVMVASHDLALITRLRHRMLRLADGRLVADEGAR
- a CDS encoding GNAT family N-acetyltransferase: MDNGARWRVETLGARQAGSVMSGGSIAGSGAVAAALCKAMETKDGRVLGVMAAGACGRSPALAGYLWLARLTYDAEIQALGVKPDYRGRGVGDALVRAACEAAERWQSERLLLEVRAGNAAAIALYKRQGFGVDGRRRGYYPPLAAGSGREDALLMSRAVGT
- the ftsY gene encoding signal recognition particle-docking protein FtsY, whose translation is MFGFLKRKKKDDNRETLPEDDSALDRQPAADEADDTSVSDEPAADETAEESVAAPAPPADEGGVRRESDAGDLDAPPPAPEAEAKPDPVAEPADDAPAAPAPDPVTEPEPEPEPEPEPEPEPEPEPAPQPAARPEKRGWLSRIKAGLGKTRANFTDGVADLFLGKKQIDDELLEDLETQLLMADVGIEATTTIIERLEARVSRKEISDPQALYRGLQEELTAMLEPVTTPLSLEKSGDGPFVILVVGVNGVGKTTTIGKLTQRFQREGKSVMLAAGDTFRAAAVEQLQVWGERNGVPVIAQHTGADSASVVYDAVAAARSRGVDVVLADTAGRLHNKSHLMEELKKVHRVVQKLDAAAPHEVMLVLDAGTGQNAISQANTFNEAVPVSGITLTKLDGTAKGGVIFALANQLETPIRFIGVGETLDDLRPFVARDFVSALFDRPDDDARG
- a CDS encoding IS4 family transposase; translated protein: MQAPRFLHNLLTSSLSVIHAKRLQTVLDTVGALLGERRLGLTAIGRALPSSTDAKHAIKRVDRLLGNPHLHQERPLFYWLMASLLIGHTTRPLILVDWSPIDDRGRHFLLRAAVPFAGRSLPIFEKVHHKEGCPYCEAYLLDALARILPDKATPILVTDAGFRNPWFRAVEARGWYIVGRVRQPARYQASGEAWQPVKTLFQHATSEPQAWGSVRIAENHPFRAQMVLYYRPPRGRKHRNKQGRISRDGGSRTIARRQQEPWVLVSNLPDRSTLANKVVTIYRQRMQIEEGFRDVKSPLFGLGFGMHQSRQGKRIEVLLLIAMLANVAMMVAGLDVRARGQQRRYQSNSIRHRSVLSVWRLGLECLRRHQPDAVPWPAWTTLRARLREEVREQSLCGE
- the rsmD gene encoding 16S rRNA (guanine(966)-N(2))-methyltransferase RsmD translates to MKRKRSSRPGRPNARHAAAPQGGKLRVIGGEFRRRQLPVPDRPGLRPTPDRVRETLFNWLGQRLDGERVLDAFAGTGALGIEALSRGAAQVTFIEQDSRAATQLERNLATLKADGGRVLSTDARAFLEAGNAGEPFDLVLLDPPFHQGWVSACCADLERGGWLAAGARIYLEAEATLMPAVPGSWLLHRQADAGDTAARLYQRLGPGQPV
- a CDS encoding MFS transporter, yielding MWLFETREDDDGLPGPERLLAVLALVSGTLMSVVDTTMINLALPSIAADLEVASADVVWVTTIFQVVSAAFLLVFAGLSELVTRRRIYLFGLSTFVLAALGSALSRQLELLLVFRALQGLGAAATLSIGASLYRLIFPSRLLGSALGLSALVVGGGYAAGPTLSGVMLSFTHWPWLFALNVPLGVVSLLLAYRALPREAPRQGSFDVPGALLSMLTLAGLFLTMDAIGHRAPLWQWAGLGAVALAGGTAFIRRQRRAAYPLLPLYLFGERRFTLAVSASGLAFIGQGLAFVALSFLYQEKMGLSPLLTAWLFTPWPLALMVVGPLAGRLADRVNPSVLSTTGLALVIAGFVALALVDKNTGIVGSLWRVALCGLGFGLFQPPNNREMMASLPAARSANVSGVMSTTRTVGQSLGVALVGAVLALGLAVQVTLWLGAVSALLSLVVSAARIPLARRAMQARASSTVA
- a CDS encoding BolA family protein is translated as MTLQEQIGQKLKALSPTVLEVENESHRHSVPPNSETHFKVTLVSREFDGLMPVKRHQQVYKLLADEMSGPVHALALHLYTPEEWEARGGERPDSPDCRGGGK